GGGTTCTGTATTCGTTGGGAGAAACGCCGGTCTCGCGCTTGAAAAGCCTGCACAGATGAAACCGGCTGGCACCGCATCGACTGGCCAGCTCCGCAAGAGGAGTCTCCAGACCTTCCGGTCCATCGAGAATGGCCCTGGCTTGTCGTACTGCCGAGTTTACCACTTCGGATGCCGGGTGGGCAGGAAGGTCATCTTTTGCAGGGCATACGCTCGGTCTGAGCGCTCCTAACAGTGCCTGGACGGTCTCCGAGCCGCGATGATTGTTCACAACAGCGTAGAGCAGACCAGGCAGAGTGTTCCCGGGAATCCGCGAGAAGCCTTGCGCGGTAAGTTGCCGCGCGTAAGTGGATTCCAAGATGTCCAGTGAGAAACTCACGGCCCAGAAAGAACATCCCGCTGGAGCGCCTGAACAGGAGTGCGCAGTATCCTTCGGGATAATGACAGCATCGCCGGGTGTAAGATGATATACGCGACCAGCCCCAGTCACTGATCGCTCGCCCTGTTCCATGACCAGCACGCACCAGGATGCGTGGACATGGGTGGGGATAGCTGCGGTAGCATGTTCGACATGGAAAATTTCCAGACCAGGCGGACTCAGGCGACAAATTCGGACAGCAGGCTTCATCCCCCATGGATGCTACGAATCCCCGGCGGGGTCAATGTCTCCGGCCCCGAACGATACAGGGACCGGAGACACCAGCCGTTGAAAATACTGACGGTAAGGCTCATGAGAGTACTGGCAAAATGACAACCCTACAAAAGCGCCGGTGAAAATTTGGCCATGAGGTGCAGGTCGCTGCCTTTGGCCGCCACAGCGTGCCGCTCGCCTACGGGAATCACCAGGCAGACACCGGGCTGGTACGGAGTGTCGCGACCGTCCATGAGGCAATTGCCTGTCCCGGACAGAACTTCATGCAGTTCCAGCGAGGCTTCATGGGTATGCATTCCAATTTCGCATCCGTCTTCAACTCGCACCAGATGACAACTGAGAAGTCCTCCGGTATCTTTCCCTGTGACAAGATGTTTCATCCAAACACCTGAAAATACAGGATGCTGCACCCATTCCAGCCGGGCGGCCAACCTTTCGCCCGTGGGCGTGACTATTGTCGCCTCCTGGAAAACACTCTTTGTTTGCAACATGATAGCGACCTCCTTTAACGTGAGTTTCGTCTACAGCTAGCAAGCTACCAGGCGGTCGTATTGGAAAATCGTGCTTACTTTTGGAGGCAATTGCATGCTGCGCGTCGTGTTCACAAACGGGTCTTTTTTCCTTGAGCCACAGCAAAAGCCGGTTCCGGCGGAGGATGAAGTCCTGGTGCGCGTTCTGGTCGCGGGCATCTGCAACACCGATATCGAACTCATTAAGGGGTATATGAACTTTTCCGGCACGCCCGGGCATGAGTTCGTTGGCGTGGTCGAGGCTGCGCCATCCGCTCCTGGCATCATGGGAAAGCGGGTGGTGGCCGACATCAACATAGCCACCGGTACCGGCGACCACCGGCACGCTCCGGGCAGGAAGGTGCTCGGAATACTCGGCAAGGACGGCGCCTTCGCCCATTACCTCACCCTTCCCGCTTCCAACTGCCACCTGGTGCCGGACTTGCTGAACGACGAAGCCGCCGTGTTCGCCGAGCCCCTGGCCGCGGCCCTGGAGGTGGGCCAGCAGGTGCATATCCTGGCCACGGACAGGGTGGCCGTGCTGGGGGACGGAAAGCTCGGGATACTGGCAGCCCTTGGGCTTCGCCACCTCTGCCCGGGGCTTGTGCTGGTGGGCAAACACCCGGACAAGCTGGCCATCGCCGGGAACCAGGGGATTAAGACCTGCCTGGCCGGGAACGTCGCCGGACCGTTCGACCTGGTGGTGGAAGCCACGGGCAGGCCGCAAGGCATCCAGATGGCTCTTGATCTGGTGCGGCCTGAAGGAGTGATCGTATTGAAATCCACTACGGAAGCGCAGGCGTGCCTCAACCTCTCGAGGGTGGTGGTGCAGGAAATCACCCTGGTGGGGTCACGCTGCGGGGACACGGCCCTGGCCCTGGATCACCTGGCAAGAGGCCTGGTGGACCCAGCCGGGCTCATAGAGGCGACATACCCCCTGGAAAGCTTCGAAGAGGCGTTCGCGCATGCCTCGCGTCCAGGCGCCAGGAAGGTGCTCTTAAGGATGAGCCAGTAGGACAACACCGTTAATGATATTGCCGCTTCGGGTCGGCGCGGGAGCCTCGCTCACCTCGTCCACCCGGCCGCCCGCCTCCCGTATGAGCTCATTGAGCTCATCCAGGCTGAAATGCCTGGCCCAGTAGAGCACATCCCCGTTTCCTTCCCGGCGTACAGGGAAGGTGCCGAACTGGCCGGTCAAGGAATGACCTTCGGCATACCGGGCTGCGTAAAGCGGCAATGCCGGTGTGAGAAGAAAATCCTGAATTCCGAGCACGCCCCGGCACACGCGCAATGCTTCGCGCACCACTGCAAGGCTCTCAACAGGACTAACAAGAACGGTCAGTACCGCCCGAAGAAGAACAAGGTCGAAGGAAGCGGGCTTGAACGGAAGATTCCCCCCCTCCCCGCAAGCCACCCGGTGCCGGTTCGCCGCCCGCCTCAAGCTCGGCAGGTTGACGTCCAGACCGGTGTAGACCCCTCCGGCCTCCTGGATCAAAGCCCCTGCTCCCGCCTCCCCGCAGCCGATGTCCAGGACGCGCGTGCCTGGCCTCACCAGCCGCAGAAAGAGTTCCGGCAGGGGCAGGCTTGTCGGAACGGTGGGAGCTGTACGCCAATTCATGGTCTGCCGGGGCTAGGCCTGCGGCTCTCCAGCGGACGATTGCCAGCAGCTACAGAACGCGTTGAAGTCGCCCTGCACAGTGGTTACCTGAAACCGCCGGGAATAAAACCAATTCGCTCGATGGTCGCTTTCACCAGGGCCTCGTCCACGGGTTTGACTTCGTCGTAGGTGGCGGTGCCGAAAGTGAGATCGACCTTCACGTTGGCCAAACCGTCTATTCCGCTCAGGGCCTGGGTGACGGACTGGACGCAGTGGTTACAGCTCATTCCTTTGACTTCAATGGTGCGTGTTTTCATATGTTTTTGCCTCCGTAAGGATTGCTTCCACAATTTTACACCTTCCGGCTTGAACCGCAAAGAGAATTGGTCCGCCAGCCCTGACATCGCGACTGGATGCTCACAACCTGTTCACGAACAGCGGCCAGCCCATGAACAGGTGAACCATCCGTTCCGCCACGCAAATGAAAAGGCCGCCTGGGGGGCGGCCAAAACGATCAGACAATGCTCGTGATACGTTTGTTAGAAACTATTGCTGCCGACCCATTCCATGGCCTGCGCGAAATCAAGCGTCCCGGTGTAGATGGCCCGGCCGCTGATCACGCCCTGAAGCCCCTTGGACACCAGGGGAGCCAAGGCCTTCAGGTCATCGAGGGTGGCCACCCCGCCGGCTGCGACCACCGGCAGTTTGGTTTTTAAGAGCAAAGATTCCATGGCCTCAAGGTTCACGCCGCTCTGCATGCCGTCGCGGCTGATGTCGGTGTACACCAGGAAAGCGGCGCCCTGGGCTTCCAGCCTTGGCAGCACGTCGTCCACGGTGAGCCCGGAATCCTCAACCCAGCCTTTGGTCTTGAGCCTGCCATGATCCGCATCCAAGGACACGCCCACCTTTCCCGGCAGCGCCTTGCACAACTCCCCGAACCTGTCGGGGTCTGCCAGGGCCATGGTGCCGATGAGCAGCCGGGACACTCCGGCGGCCACATAGGCCTGGGCCGTGGCCAGATCGCGAATGCCGCCGCCCAGCTGCACCGGCACGGAACCAGCCCGTTTGCAGATTCCGGCCACCAGATCCTTGTTCTTGGGCTCGCCGTCGAAAGCGCCGTCCAGATCCACCACATGCAGGGCAGTGGCACCAAGATCAAGCCAGTGCCCGGCCGCTGATACCGGGTCGGGATCGAAAACCGTCACCTGGTCGGCCAGCCCCTGCTTGAGGCGCACGCACTGGCCATCCTTGATATCAATGGCCGGATACAAAATCACAGACCGAACTCCTTGAGCCCCTTCTCGATGCCCTCACGGGCGAGATCAGCCGCAGTGACCCACTGGCCGCGACGCTTGAAGAACTTGTCCGCTTCCAGAATGTTGTCCGTCAGGGCTTTCTGCTGGTAGTCGTAGTGGAAATGGTTGAGTACGCCGCCAGTCTTCACATTGACCAGATACAAATCGAGAATGACCCAGGCCGGGCTGGTGGAGCCGGCGGCCGATCCCTGGCGCTCTTTCCAGTGGGTGACCATGGGCACCAGCAGGAACTGGACGTCCATGCACTTGCCCACTTCCTGCCAGTACTTCAGGCTGGCCAGACGGTTGGCGTCAGGTGCGCGGCGCACGCTCTCGGTGCAGGACTTGGCCTTGCTCCCGGCCACGATATTGCGCTCGGGCGTTATCTTCATGGCCTTGACCAGGATGGAGTCCAGGTCGTCAAGGGAGTCGGCCTTGGGCGGCTGGGCCCTATCCGGCATGTAACCCGCCAGAAGCTCCCAGGGTTCTTGCACCACGGCAAACGAGGCGACGCCCACGCTGAACATGGGGTTCATTTTGGACTCCACCTGGGCCGGACGGCGCTGACAGGCTGAAGCGAGGACGCAAGACACGACCAGCAGAACGACAATAGCGCGGTTTGAACGCATCAGCCTAGGCTCCCTTTGGTGCTGGGCACCCCGGCCCGGTCACGCGCTATGGCCTGACGCAGCGCCACGCCGAGGGCCTTGAAGGCCGACTCCAGCAAATGGTGCCCGTTCTTGCCGTAGAGCATGCGGACGTGGAGGTTCATCTGGCCCTTGAAGGCCAGGGATTTGAAAAACTCCCGCCAAACATCCTTTTCCTCCCCGGCCACCTGGGCGGGAAGAAGCGTATCCTCGTAGACCAGATAGGCCCTGCCGGAGAGGTCCACCACCACCTCGGAAAGGGCCTCGTCCAGGGGGAACCGGGCATGGCCCACGCGGTTGATCCCGGATTTGTCGCCCAGGGCCTCGACAATGGCCTGGCCAAGGCAGAGGCCGACGTCTTCGAGGGTGTGGTGCGAGTCGACGTGCAGGTCACCCTTGCAGAAAAGCTTCAGGTCCATGCCGGACCAGAAGGCCAGCAAGGTGAGCATGTGGTCGGCGAACCCGACCCCGGTGGACACCTCGGCAACACCCTGGCCATCCAGGTTGACGTCTAATTCTATGGAGGTCTCTTTGGTGCTGCGGGTTACTTGGGCCTTACGCATGGCTCTTGTCCTGGGCCTGGGAAGCGGGCTTGGCATCGGCCTGGGGCGCGGTTCCCGGGGCGGTTTGCGAAACGGCCGGTTGTTCGGCTGGAACTGCCTGGGTCGCCGGTTTTGTGCCGGAGGGATCGGCCTGAGCGGAACTCACGTTTTTTGGGGCGTCAACGGCCTGGGCGGCCACCTCACCCGCTTTCGCGGGTTCCGCCGGAGTCTGGGCGGCTTCGGCGGGTTTCTGGGCATCGTCTCCGAAAAGCTCGTTTTTCATCTCTTCGATGCGCTTGAGCTCGTCGGCCTTCTGGATTTCGCGCTCCAGAGTGGACTTCACGTCCGTACTCATGCGCCTGAACTCGGAAAGCCCCTTGCCGAACGTCTTCATGAGGTCTGGCAGCTTCTGGGGTCCGATCAGGATAAGAGCAACGATCAGGATGATCAGAAGTTCTGTGGAGCCGATGCCGAACATGCGTTTACTCCCACTCGATTGTCGCGGGCGGCTTGGAGGAAATGTCCAGAACCACCCGGTTGATTCCCTTTACTTCATTTATGATGCGGTTGGAAATACGGGCCAGTATGTCCGTTGGCACGCGCGACCAGTCCGCGGTCATGGCGTCCAGGGAATCCACGATGCGTAGCGCACACACGTTCTCGTAGGTGCGGTCGTCGCCCATGACCCCGACGGTTTTAAGCGGCAGGAGCACGGCGAAGCCCTGCCAGACCTTGCGGTACCAGTCAGCCGCCAGAAGCTCGCCCTGAACGATCTTGTCGGCCTTGCGAAGGATGTCCAGGCGCTCGCGGGTGATCTCGCCGATGATGCGGATGGCCAGGCCGGGTCCCGGGAAGGGATGGCGCCAGATGATGGATTCGGGCATGCCGAGCTCGTAGGCCACCTTGCGCACTTCGTCCTTGAAGAGTTCGCGCAGGGGTTCCACCAGCTTGAGGTCCATCTTCTCGGGCAGGCCGCCCACGTTGTGGTGGCTTTTTATCACCACGGACGGGCCGCCCTTGAAGGAGACGGATTCAATGACGTCCGGATACAGGGTGCCCTGGGCCAGCCACTTCACTCCGGGTATGGCCTTGGCCTCCTTCTCGAAGACCTCGATGAAGGTATGCCCGATGATCTTGCGCTTTTTCTCCGGATCCTGGACGCCTTCCAGCCGGTCCAGGAAGAGGTCCTGGGCCTTGACGTACTTGAGGTTCAGGTCGAAGTGCTCGCGCAGGTAGGCCACTACTTCCTCGCCCTCGTGCAGGCGCAGGACGCCGTTGTCCACGAAGATGCAGTGCAGGCGCTTGCCGATGGCCTTGTGCAGGAGCACGGCCACCACGGTGGAATCCACGCCGCCGGACAGGGCGCAGACCACCTGGTCGTCGCCCAGCTTTTCACGCAGGGCGGCCACCTCGGCCTCCACGAAGCTGGCCATGGTCCAGCCGGTCTTGACCTTGGCGATCTTGAACAGGAAGTTGCGAAGAATGGTCTCCCCGTCCTCGGTGTGGGCCACCTCGGGGTGGAACTGCAGGGCGAAGATGTTGCGGGAAACGTCCTGCATGGCGGCCACATCCACGCTCGAGGTGCGGGCTATGACGGTAAAGCCCTTGGGCATGGCCACCACATGGTCGCCGTGGGACATCCAGACCGTGTGCGGCCCGTCGCCCTCGACGCCTTCCCACAAGGGGCTCTTTCCGGAGAATGTCAGCTCGGCCCGGCCGTATTCGCGCTCCTTGGCGGCGGCCACTTCGCCCCCGTCCAGGGTGTTGGCCAGCAGCTGCATTCCGTAGCAGATGCCCAGCACCGGCACGCCAAGGCCCAGAACGGCCTTGTCCAGCTGCGGGGAATCCTCGTCGCGCACGCTCGCCGGGCCGCCGGAGAGGATGATGGCCTTGGGCGCCATGGCCTTCAGCTGGTCCGCGCTTATGGTGCAGGGATGGATTTCGGAAAATACGCCAGCCTCGCGCACGCGCCGCGCGATGAGCTGGGTGTACTGGGAGCCGTAGTCTAAAATGACGACAGTGTCGTTGTGCTGCATTTAGTAGCTCTCCACCCTGTAGTTGGGAGATTCCTTGGTGATGATCACGTCGTGGACGTGGGATTCGCGCAAGCCGGCCGGAGAGATGCGGGTGAACTGGGGTTTCTCCTGCAGGTCCTTGATGTTGGAGACGCCCACATAGCCCATACCGGAACGCAGGCCCCCGACCATCTGGTAGATGGACTCGGACACGATGCCCTTGAAAGGCACGCGGCCCACGATGCCCTCGGGAACCAGCTTGTTGGATTTGTTGTCCTGCGAGTAGCGGTCGGCGCTGCCCTCGCGCATGGCGTCGATGGAGCCCATGCCACGGTAGATCTTGTAGGTGCGGCCCTGGTAGAGGATGGTCTCGCCGGGGCTTTCCTCGGTTCCGGCGAACATTGAGCCCATCATCACGGTGTCGGCCCCGGCGGCGATGGCCTTGACCACGTCGCCCGAGAACTTGATGCCGCCGTCGGCAACGCAGCATTTGCCCGCCTCGCGGCAGGCCCGCACGGCCTCCATGATGGCCGTGATCTGCGGCACGCCAACACCGGCCACGATGCGGGTGGTGCAGATGGAGCCTGGCCCGATGCCCACTTTCACGGCGTCGGCGCCGGCCTTGATGAGCGCCTTGGCCCCTTCGTAGGTACCCACGTTGCCCGCGACAAGCTGGCATTTGGGGAACTGGGAGCGGATGGCTTCCACAGCGGTAAGTATGTTCTTGGTGTGGCCGTGGGCCGAGTCCAGAACGATGAAGTCGCATCCCGCATCCAGAAGGGCCTCGACACGCTCGTCCCGGTTGGCGCCAACGCCGACGGCCCCGCCCGCGCGCAATCGGCCCCAGGGGTCCTTGCAGGCGTTGGGGTACTTCTGGATCTTGTCGATGTCCTTTATGGTGATGAGGCCCTTCAGCTTCTTGTTCTCGTCCACCACCAGAAGCTTTTCGATGCGGTGCTCGTGCAGGTGTTCCTTGGCGATTTCCAGGGGAGTGCCCACCGGCACGGTGACCAGCTTCTTGCTGGTCATCACGTCGCGCACCTTGGTGTAGTCGTCATCCACGAAGCGCACGTCGCGGTTGGTGACGATGCCCACCAGGGCGTCGTTCTCCACCACCGGCAGGCCCGAGATGGAGAACTCGGCCATCACCTTGAGCGCGGCGGCCACGGTCATGTCCGGGTGCACAGTGACCGGGTCGATGATCATTCCCGACTCGCTCTTCTTGACCTTCTCCACCTCAAGTTTCTGCTGGGTGATGGACATGTTCTTGTGGATCACGCCGGCCCCGCCGTTGCGGGCCATGGAAATGGCCATGCGCGACTCGGTGACGGTATCCATGGCCGCGGACAAGAGCGGAATGTTCAGCCGGATTTCCGGGGTGAGCCATGTGGAAACGTCCACCTGATCGGGAAGGACCTCGGAATATGCGGGAATGAGCAAAACATCGTCGAAAGTGAGGCCCAAGCCAATTATCTTGTCCATACGCCCTCCCCAGGCGGATTAATCGAGTCCAAGGTAGGCTGAGCGCACCTTGGGGTTTTCAAGCAGGTCCTTGGCGGGCCCTTCGAGGGTGACCACGCCGGTTTCCAATACGTATCCCCGATGGGCGATGTGCAGGGCCATCTGCGCATTCTGCTCCACGAGCAGGATGGTGGTCCCTTCTTTGTTGATGCGCTGAATGATCTCGAAAATGTTCTCAACGACGATCGGCGCAAGCCCGAGGCTCGGCTCGTCGAGCAGCAACACCTTGGGTCTTGCCATGAGCGCGCGCCCTATTGCAAGCATCTGCTGCTCTCCGCCGGAAAGAGTTCCGCCGTGCTGCTTCATGCGCTCGCGCATCTTGGGGAAAAGCTCATAGACCTTTTCCTCGTCGGCCTTCACCCCGTCCTTGTCGTCGCGCAGATAGGCGCCCATCAAGAGGTTCTCGCGAACCGTCAGGCGCGGAAAAATCATGCGGCCCTCGGGAACCTGGGTGATGCCCTTGGACACTATTTTTTCCGTGGACATCTTGGTGATGTCTTCGCCCAGAAATTCAATTTTCCCCTGCTTGGGCTGGGTGACCCCGGAAATGCTCATGAGCGTGGTGGTCTTGCCCGCGCCGTTGGCCCCGATAAGGGTGACGATTTCGCCCTGGTCGACCTTCAAGGTCACTCCCTTGAGGGCATGAATGGAGCCGTAGTACGTCTGGATGTCCGTAAGGCTAAGCATGGGCCGCTCCCCTGCCCAGATAGGCCTCGATGACCTCCGGGTTCTCCCTGATCTCGCGCGGGCCGCC
This portion of the Desulfovibrio sp. genome encodes:
- a CDS encoding AraC family transcriptional regulator, encoding MKPAVRICRLSPPGLEIFHVEHATAAIPTHVHASWCVLVMEQGERSVTGAGRVYHLTPGDAVIIPKDTAHSCSGAPAGCSFWAVSFSLDILESTYARQLTAQGFSRIPGNTLPGLLYAVVNNHRGSETVQALLGALRPSVCPAKDDLPAHPASEVVNSAVRQARAILDGPEGLETPLAELASRCGASRFHLCRLFKRETGVSPNEYRTLSRLRQARMLLSHGVSLADAAAGSGFHDQSHLTLRFKKYMGMPPGAFARACQ
- a CDS encoding cupin domain-containing protein, with product MLQTKSVFQEATIVTPTGERLAARLEWVQHPVFSGVWMKHLVTGKDTGGLLSCHLVRVEDGCEIGMHTHEASLELHEVLSGTGNCLMDGRDTPYQPGVCLVIPVGERHAVAAKGSDLHLMAKFSPALL
- a CDS encoding alcohol dehydrogenase catalytic domain-containing protein — encoded protein: MLRVVFTNGSFFLEPQQKPVPAEDEVLVRVLVAGICNTDIELIKGYMNFSGTPGHEFVGVVEAAPSAPGIMGKRVVADINIATGTGDHRHAPGRKVLGILGKDGAFAHYLTLPASNCHLVPDLLNDEAAVFAEPLAAALEVGQQVHILATDRVAVLGDGKLGILAALGLRHLCPGLVLVGKHPDKLAIAGNQGIKTCLAGNVAGPFDLVVEATGRPQGIQMALDLVRPEGVIVLKSTTEAQACLNLSRVVVQEITLVGSRCGDTALALDHLARGLVDPAGLIEATYPLESFEEAFAHASRPGARKVLLRMSQ
- a CDS encoding class I SAM-dependent methyltransferase, producing the protein MNWRTAPTVPTSLPLPELFLRLVRPGTRVLDIGCGEAGAGALIQEAGGVYTGLDVNLPSLRRAANRHRVACGEGGNLPFKPASFDLVLLRAVLTVLVSPVESLAVVREALRVCRGVLGIQDFLLTPALPLYAARYAEGHSLTGQFGTFPVRREGNGDVLYWARHFSLDELNELIREAGGRVDEVSEAPAPTRSGNIINGVVLLAHP
- a CDS encoding heavy-metal-associated domain-containing protein; translation: MKTRTIEVKGMSCNHCVQSVTQALSGIDGLANVKVDLTFGTATYDEVKPVDEALVKATIERIGFIPGGFR
- the hisA gene encoding 1-(5-phosphoribosyl)-5-[(5-phosphoribosylamino)methylideneamino]imidazole-4-carboxamide isomerase codes for the protein MILYPAIDIKDGQCVRLKQGLADQVTVFDPDPVSAAGHWLDLGATALHVVDLDGAFDGEPKNKDLVAGICKRAGSVPVQLGGGIRDLATAQAYVAAGVSRLLIGTMALADPDRFGELCKALPGKVGVSLDADHGRLKTKGWVEDSGLTVDDVLPRLEAQGAAFLVYTDISRDGMQSGVNLEAMESLLLKTKLPVVAAGGVATLDDLKALAPLVSKGLQGVISGRAIYTGTLDFAQAMEWVGSNSF
- the hisB gene encoding imidazoleglycerol-phosphate dehydratase HisB, whose amino-acid sequence is MRKAQVTRSTKETSIELDVNLDGQGVAEVSTGVGFADHMLTLLAFWSGMDLKLFCKGDLHVDSHHTLEDVGLCLGQAIVEALGDKSGINRVGHARFPLDEALSEVVVDLSGRAYLVYEDTLLPAQVAGEEKDVWREFFKSLAFKGQMNLHVRMLYGKNGHHLLESAFKALGVALRQAIARDRAGVPSTKGSLG
- the tatB gene encoding twin-arginine translocase subunit TatB, whose amino-acid sequence is MFGIGSTELLIILIVALILIGPQKLPDLMKTFGKGLSEFRRMSTDVKSTLEREIQKADELKRIEEMKNELFGDDAQKPAEAAQTPAEPAKAGEVAAQAVDAPKNVSSAQADPSGTKPATQAVPAEQPAVSQTAPGTAPQADAKPASQAQDKSHA
- the guaA gene encoding glutamine-hydrolyzing GMP synthase, which encodes MQHNDTVVILDYGSQYTQLIARRVREAGVFSEIHPCTISADQLKAMAPKAIILSGGPASVRDEDSPQLDKAVLGLGVPVLGICYGMQLLANTLDGGEVAAAKEREYGRAELTFSGKSPLWEGVEGDGPHTVWMSHGDHVVAMPKGFTVIARTSSVDVAAMQDVSRNIFALQFHPEVAHTEDGETILRNFLFKIAKVKTGWTMASFVEAEVAALREKLGDDQVVCALSGGVDSTVVAVLLHKAIGKRLHCIFVDNGVLRLHEGEEVVAYLREHFDLNLKYVKAQDLFLDRLEGVQDPEKKRKIIGHTFIEVFEKEAKAIPGVKWLAQGTLYPDVIESVSFKGGPSVVIKSHHNVGGLPEKMDLKLVEPLRELFKDEVRKVAYELGMPESIIWRHPFPGPGLAIRIIGEITRERLDILRKADKIVQGELLAADWYRKVWQGFAVLLPLKTVGVMGDDRTYENVCALRIVDSLDAMTADWSRVPTDILARISNRIINEVKGINRVVLDISSKPPATIEWE
- the guaB gene encoding IMP dehydrogenase; translated protein: MDKIIGLGLTFDDVLLIPAYSEVLPDQVDVSTWLTPEIRLNIPLLSAAMDTVTESRMAISMARNGGAGVIHKNMSITQQKLEVEKVKKSESGMIIDPVTVHPDMTVAAALKVMAEFSISGLPVVENDALVGIVTNRDVRFVDDDYTKVRDVMTSKKLVTVPVGTPLEIAKEHLHEHRIEKLLVVDENKKLKGLITIKDIDKIQKYPNACKDPWGRLRAGGAVGVGANRDERVEALLDAGCDFIVLDSAHGHTKNILTAVEAIRSQFPKCQLVAGNVGTYEGAKALIKAGADAVKVGIGPGSICTTRIVAGVGVPQITAIMEAVRACREAGKCCVADGGIKFSGDVVKAIAAGADTVMMGSMFAGTEESPGETILYQGRTYKIYRGMGSIDAMREGSADRYSQDNKSNKLVPEGIVGRVPFKGIVSESIYQMVGGLRSGMGYVGVSNIKDLQEKPQFTRISPAGLRESHVHDVIITKESPNYRVESY
- a CDS encoding ABC transporter ATP-binding protein; amino-acid sequence: MLSLTDIQTYYGSIHALKGVTLKVDQGEIVTLIGANGAGKTTTLMSISGVTQPKQGKIEFLGEDITKMSTEKIVSKGITQVPEGRMIFPRLTVRENLLMGAYLRDDKDGVKADEEKVYELFPKMRERMKQHGGTLSGGEQQMLAIGRALMARPKVLLLDEPSLGLAPIVVENIFEIIQRINKEGTTILLVEQNAQMALHIAHRGYVLETGVVTLEGPAKDLLENPKVRSAYLGLD